CTCGGTGATCGGCTGCTCCTCGGGCGGCCGGGTCGCCACCGGCTGGTCGCCCGGGGCGACGGGCAGCACCTCCGCGAGCGGCGTGTCCGCGTAGGCGGCCGGGGTGCCCTGTTCGCCGCTGAGGAAGAGCAGCCCGCCGCCCTTCTCCTTCACGAAGTCCGCGAGGTCGCGCAGCGCGATCGCCGCGCGCGGCACCTGCTTCGGGTCCACGTCGCCGAGCACGACCACGTCGTACCCGAACAGCTCCGTGCGCGTGGGGAAATCGCCGCGGAACGCGGACCGGTCCGTTTCCGCCCACCCCTTCGAGGCGTCGAGCAGCACGACGTGGACCTCGACCGCCTTGCCGCCGACGGACTTGTCCGACTCGCGCTCCAGCATCACCTTCACGAAGCGGAAGTCGTACCGCGGGTACCCCTCGACGTACAGCACCCGGATGCGCCGCGACTCGGTGACGAGCACCGTGCGCTCGATCTTGTTGTTGCGGACGTTGGTTTCTCCCGGGACCGCCGGCACGCTGAGGATGAACGTCTTCTCGCCCACCTCCATCGGGACGTGCGTGACCGTGACGTCGACCGGGTTCCCGTTCGGGTCCGGCGCGACGGTCGCGCGCCCGCGGTCCTCCAACTTGCCGTTCGGGAGGCGCTCCTGGAGGAACACCGTGACCGGGTTCGCGGGCACGTCGCCCTTCGCGCTCAGGCGCGCCTTAAAAACGAGCTGGTCGCCCTTCCCCACCACGTCCTCGGCCTGAATGTCGGCGAGCGCGAGGTCCGGCGGTTGCCACGGGTCCCCGGTGCCCACGAGGAACAGCGGCACGCCGTCGTCGGCCGCGGCGCGCGCGGCCTTGGGCAGATCGTCGCCGCTCGTTGTCACGCCGTCGGTGAACATGATGATGGCCGACAGCGTGCTCCCGCGGAACGCTTTCAGCACCGACTCGATGCCCTCGCCGAGGTGCGACCCCTCGCCCGTCGGTTGCTGTTTCGTGAGGGCGTCGCGCGCGTCGGCGAGTTGGCTCTCCTCCTCCACGGACCCGATCTGCCGAGTCTGCGTGTCGACCGCGTACAGGTGAACCTTGACCTGCTTCTCGCGAAGCAGCCGGTCGAGCCAGTCGGCGTCTTTCCGCGTGAGGAGCATTTGGGCCAGTTTGAGCCGGCTCACTTCGGACAGGTCCGTGGTGCCGGCCAGTTCTTCCGCCCGAGCGCGCACGGCGGGGTCTTTCAGCTCGTCCCGCGTGTTCATGCTCGCGGAGGTGTCGAGCAGGATGACGATTTCGGGCAACCCCTCGCGATCGAACGCGAGCCGGATCTGGGCCAGGACCACGAACAGCGCGAGCAGGAATGTGACCGACCGGAGCAGCGCCGGGACCGTGACCCGGCCGAGCCCGCCCGCGGCGCGGCGCTCGATCCAGTACACGCCGAACGTGAGCGCGAGGCACGCGCACGCGAGCGCCGTGACCGTCCGCCGGTCCGTAGTGCTGTTCTTGAAGAGCGCGGGGAACCATTCGAGGCGCCAGTGGGTTCCCTCACCCGGTCCCGCGGTGGGCACATCGGCCGCGGCCTCGATGCCAGAGCGCAGGCCGTGCGGGAGGAACCCGAGCGGGTTGCCGGTGCGGTCGGCGTGGATCACCGAAACCATCACAAACGTACCGACCGCGAGCGGAACGAGCGCGCCGACGAGCACGAGGGCGCGCCCGATGCGAGAGCGTGCCGGTGCCCCCCCGCCCGCCCCGGACCGCGACGGGCCGAAGCGCCACGCCAAAACGAGCTCGGTCACCAGGAAGAGGACCGCGAACAGAGCCGCCCCGCGCGCGACCCGGGGGCCGTGCGGCTTCGGTGCGGTGATAACGAACGCGCCGCTCGCGCTCGTGGGCTTCACTTCCGTCACATCGGGCACGATCTGGACGGCGCTGAAGGACTTGAACTCGCGCGGATCGATGCGCGCGAGGTCCGATTCCGTGGGGGCACCGACGACCACCTCCGGCACGTTCACCGCGAACACGCGGTCGCGCGAGCCGTTCAGCCCCACGCGGTACAACCCGCTCAGTGAGGTGTTGGCGAACCGCGCGACGCCCGCCTCGTCCTGCGTCACGAGCGGAACGGTCGCAGAAAGCCCGTCGGGGCCGCTCAGTCCGGCGGTCAATCCGACCGCGGCCGCGGGGAAGAACTCCTCGAGCGCCTCGCCGACGCGGACCGTGTGGCGGTCCGGGTTCGCGACGGAGTATTTCAGAAACTCGTGCCAGAACACGAGATAGGTCTGCATCGTCGCCCAGTCGTTCCAGTCGCGGTTGAACGAGCTGGTGAAGACGCAGACGCGCCCGCGGTGCTTGCTCCACTCAATAAGGGCCGGGTCGGGTTTGGCGGCGGACGTGGTCATCGGGGCCGGCCCCGTCCCGGCGCGCGAGAAGGTCATGAGTCGGCGCGCGCGGCCGTCGGCCGGCGCGTCGATCCGCAGGTACGTGCGGAACGGTTCGTTGATGAGCTCGGCCCGCAACTTGTCCGCGCCGAACATCGCGAGCGGCGGTTTGCGGTAATCGTCTTCCTCGGCCGCGAGCCGGAACCCGGGGTCGTCCGGCCCGGTCGCGGTCACGACGTCGCCGAGCGCACCGGGGAGCACGCCGGCCCCGTCCCGGTAGAACTCCGCGTTGTACTTCGCGCGACTCGCGGCGGAAGCCGCGTTCGGCCCCAGCCCGATGACGACGGTCCCCCCGCGGCGCAGCACCGCATCGAGTTTCGCGGCCATCTCCGCGGTCGGGTTCGGTACGTCACAGAAGAACACGCAATCGACGTTGGTGAGGTCACAGGACGGGTCGGCGAAGTCGTTGGGCGCGACCACGCGCGGGCGGTTCGGGGTATCGGTGTACTTGGCGCCGGGCGGGAACAGCGCGCGCTGAAGGTGCGTGGCCCCGCGCCGGTTCACGTCGGGGTCGGCCCGGCCGTCGACGAGGAGCGCGTGCAGCCCGTCGCGCACCTCGACCGCGAGCGCCCGGCTGTCGTCGGCCGCGAGGTCGTCGCCCTCGACGATCCTGGCCTGGAGCACGTGGACCCCGCGGCTGCGGAACCGGTGCTGGTGGTCCAGGTCGAACTTCACGCTCTGGCGCCCGCCGGGGGGGATCGGCTCGACGGGCTTCTGCTCGACGGACGCGAGCGCGTCCCCTCCGGCCGAGGGGCGCCCCACGAGCAACTCGACGCGCACGCCCTTGCGCTCGCTGCGCCCGAAGTTCGCGACCGTGACCGTAACCGTGACCGGTTGGTCGACGAGCGGCATCGGGTCGGCGAGGGTCATCTCGGCAACGGCCAGGTTCTCGGGGTCGTGGCCCGCGGTGTCCACGAGGGCCACGTCCGAGCGCGAGACGATCCTCTGCCAGACCTCGGCCGTGCTGTTCTCGGCACGCGGGACCGCGTTCACCCACGAGGAGCGCTGGAGGTCCGTAAAGAACGTGAGCTGGCGCCGCGGGTAGGCCCGCGGGGACCGCGTGAGGACGTCCGCGACGTGCGCGAGTGCGGCGGCGTGGTCGGCGGCACCGTGTGCCGGCCTGATTTTGCGCAGCTCGGCGACCACCTTCTCGGGGTCGTTCGACGGCCCGGGCACAACGGGCTGCAGCGCGGTCGCTAGGACCAGCACGGTGTACCCGTCGCCGGGGTTCCCCGAGCGGACCAGGTTCTCGGCCTGCGCGATCGCGCGCTGGAACCGGGTCCGATCGCCTTCGGCCCGCGCGGTCATGCTGAGGGACGCATCGATCACGAGAACGTGGTGCGTGCGGGGCACGTTCGCGACCGTTTCCGCGGCGCCGGGGCGGATCTGCTGCCACAGTCCTTCGGCCCACGGCATCACCGCGATCATGGCGAACAGGAACAACAGGAGCGCGAGCGTGCGCAGGGCGAGCAGCAGCCACTGGTCGATGCGGCGCTTGTGCCGGCGCTCCGCGACGAGGAGGAACCGCATCGCGGCCCACGGCACGATCTGGTACCGCTTGCGGAAGAGCAAGTGGACGACGAGGGGCACGCCGAGAGCGACGACGGCGGCGCCGGCGGCGAGCGCGGGACTAAACACGGCGAACAGGGGGTGCGTCATGTGGTTCGCCGGGCGACAGCGGCGCGGCGGAGCTGTGTGTGCGAACAGAAATAGATCGAACCAGCAGCGGCCTCTGGTGCCCTTCAGTATGACGGGTCGCGATTCCGGTGGCAACGGGCAGAACGGTCGAGTGCGCTCCTCCGAGGGGATAAGTCCGAGGAATGTGCGCGGTATTCAAGCGGCTTGTGGTCCGGGGGGCATTCCAGAAGCCCTCGTTGCTGAGCAAGAGGGCGCGTAGCGCCGCGCCTTGAGCGGACCGGGGCTTCCACCACTTCATACCCGCGCCGCGCAACCGGCGGCCCGCGATCTTGCACCCCGTCCCCGTCGGACCACGGCCGATGTCCCGACCGCGATCGCGGTCGGGTAGTCCGTTCGGTGAACGTTGCTAGTGCAGTTTCAGGCGCCCGGCGCGGACCCGGCAGTAGGCGGCCTGCCACGCCGGGAATTTGCTCGAGCGTTTTGTGGCCCGATCACGCGATGATTTCGGTGATCGGGCGGCCGCGCTCCAGGTCCAGGCGCCGCCGACCGGGGATCTCCAGCCGCTGCGGGTCGAGCCCGAGTTGCCGCAGCACGGTCGCGTGAATGTCGGCGACGAAGTGCCGGTTCTCAGCGGCGTGAAACCCGAGTTCATCGGTCGCACCGTGGACAATCCCTCCCTTGATCCCGCCCCCGGCTAGCCACGACGAGAACCCGTAAATGTGGTGATCGCGCCCGCGCAGTTCCTCGCGATCACTCTCCCCGTCCGGCCGCGGCTCGACGTTCGGCGTCCGCCCGAACTCGGTCGCCCACACTACCAGCGTGCTGTCCAGCATCCCGCGGCGCTTGAGATCCTTGAGCAGCGCGGCAACCGGCCGGTCCACCTCGCGGCACCGGTCACTCGTGTTTTTCCGCAGTTCCTGGTGCGAGTCCCACAGCCCGTTGTCGTCGTCGGCCGCCCCGCCGTGGTAGATCTGGACGAACC
The Gemmata palustris DNA segment above includes these coding regions:
- a CDS encoding VWA domain-containing protein, translating into MTHPLFAVFSPALAAGAAVVALGVPLVVHLLFRKRYQIVPWAAMRFLLVAERRHKRRIDQWLLLALRTLALLLFLFAMIAVMPWAEGLWQQIRPGAAETVANVPRTHHVLVIDASLSMTARAEGDRTRFQRAIAQAENLVRSGNPGDGYTVLVLATALQPVVPGPSNDPEKVVAELRKIRPAHGAADHAAALAHVADVLTRSPRAYPRRQLTFFTDLQRSSWVNAVPRAENSTAEVWQRIVSRSDVALVDTAGHDPENLAVAEMTLADPMPLVDQPVTVTVTVANFGRSERKGVRVELLVGRPSAGGDALASVEQKPVEPIPPGGRQSVKFDLDHQHRFRSRGVHVLQARIVEGDDLAADDSRALAVEVRDGLHALLVDGRADPDVNRRGATHLQRALFPPGAKYTDTPNRPRVVAPNDFADPSCDLTNVDCVFFCDVPNPTAEMAAKLDAVLRRGGTVVIGLGPNAASAASRAKYNAEFYRDGAGVLPGALGDVVTATGPDDPGFRLAAEEDDYRKPPLAMFGADKLRAELINEPFRTYLRIDAPADGRARRLMTFSRAGTGPAPMTTSAAKPDPALIEWSKHRGRVCVFTSSFNRDWNDWATMQTYLVFWHEFLKYSVANPDRHTVRVGEALEEFFPAAAVGLTAGLSGPDGLSATVPLVTQDEAGVARFANTSLSGLYRVGLNGSRDRVFAVNVPEVVVGAPTESDLARIDPREFKSFSAVQIVPDVTEVKPTSASGAFVITAPKPHGPRVARGAALFAVLFLVTELVLAWRFGPSRSGAGGGAPARSRIGRALVLVGALVPLAVGTFVMVSVIHADRTGNPLGFLPHGLRSGIEAAADVPTAGPGEGTHWRLEWFPALFKNSTTDRRTVTALACACLALTFGVYWIERRAAGGLGRVTVPALLRSVTFLLALFVVLAQIRLAFDREGLPEIVILLDTSASMNTRDELKDPAVRARAEELAGTTDLSEVSRLKLAQMLLTRKDADWLDRLLREKQVKVHLYAVDTQTRQIGSVEEESQLADARDALTKQQPTGEGSHLGEGIESVLKAFRGSTLSAIIMFTDGVTTSGDDLPKAARAAADDGVPLFLVGTGDPWQPPDLALADIQAEDVVGKGDQLVFKARLSAKGDVPANPVTVFLQERLPNGKLEDRGRATVAPDPNGNPVDVTVTHVPMEVGEKTFILSVPAVPGETNVRNNKIERTVLVTESRRIRVLYVEGYPRYDFRFVKVMLERESDKSVGGKAVEVHVVLLDASKGWAETDRSAFRGDFPTRTELFGYDVVVLGDVDPKQVPRAAIALRDLADFVKEKGGGLLFLSGEQGTPAAYADTPLAEVLPVAPGDQPVATRPPEEQPITEGFRPRWTQTGKQHPLFLLSPDEAASGRAWNQFQELFWYAKGYRPKPLTRVLATHPTRRADGGAADENHALIVQQFVGNGPVLFFGFDDTWRWRFRTDEENFDRFWMQTMRVLSRSRVRRPEVRVAPKTEFWRDEKVTIQVRFPVEAPAPAGAAPVRVTMTRGPVLKPDGTPAPGPTETNTLTLTRTPGPTVLFETTLARAAEGEYRFELADPEVQGTRPFATARVLPPMGERERTEMNRADLAAAANISGGGFYTLDRAADVFNDLKNLQRVPLNQPCPPVPLWNHPLLYVLLLSLLLSEWLLRKRERLL